One Nonomuraea angiospora DNA segment encodes these proteins:
- a CDS encoding coiled-coil domain-containing protein: MAVASRADRLRGLVRTISAATLAVALLTTGAPAQAAPKPTVKQLKKELAALQKESDKLITDYYSSRIAQQKAEKSEKSAREKLAAAQAVYDRESAELRAMAVAQYISGDSGQIAMLTSDRDPTSLLNRMALNQHLVTLQQSRLRGYAQVRDTHQQAKDEADARAKELTQTVDELEKRKKKAEKQIDRIKEKIDQLYIGPGVRRPDGTWVPQLPGGADNITPRMRLVRQLIKERFGVPNGIGCYRAIQDGGEHPLGRACDFMLSRGGAMPSGAEVARGNEIAEWAIKNSKRLGIMYIIYRQRIWHARTGSWRTMSDRGGTTANHYDHPHISVY, from the coding sequence GTGGCGGTTGCGTCCCGCGCCGACCGGCTCCGCGGACTGGTCCGTACGATCTCCGCGGCGACGCTCGCCGTGGCGTTGCTGACGACGGGCGCTCCGGCGCAGGCCGCGCCCAAGCCCACGGTGAAGCAGCTCAAGAAGGAGCTCGCCGCGCTCCAGAAAGAGTCGGACAAGCTCATCACCGACTACTACAGCAGCAGAATCGCCCAGCAAAAAGCCGAGAAATCGGAAAAGTCGGCACGGGAGAAGCTGGCCGCGGCCCAGGCGGTCTACGACCGCGAGTCCGCCGAGCTCCGCGCCATGGCCGTCGCCCAGTACATCAGCGGGGACTCCGGCCAGATCGCCATGCTCACCTCCGACCGGGACCCCACGTCCCTGCTCAACCGGATGGCGCTCAACCAGCACCTCGTCACGCTCCAGCAGAGCCGCCTGCGCGGCTACGCCCAGGTGCGGGACACCCACCAGCAGGCCAAGGACGAGGCCGACGCGCGCGCCAAGGAGCTCACCCAGACGGTGGACGAGCTGGAGAAGCGCAAGAAGAAGGCCGAGAAGCAGATCGACCGGATCAAGGAGAAGATCGACCAGCTGTACATCGGGCCGGGCGTGCGGCGGCCGGACGGCACGTGGGTGCCCCAGCTGCCCGGCGGGGCCGACAACATCACGCCCCGGATGCGGCTGGTCAGGCAGCTCATCAAGGAGCGGTTCGGCGTCCCGAACGGGATCGGGTGTTACCGGGCGATCCAGGACGGCGGCGAGCATCCGCTCGGGCGTGCCTGCGACTTCATGCTGAGCCGCGGCGGCGCGATGCCGTCGGGGGCGGAGGTCGCGCGCGGCAACGAGATCGCGGAGTGGGCGATCAAGAACTCGAAGCGGCTGGGGATCATGTACATCATCTACCGGCAGCGGATCTGGCACGCCAGAACCGGCTCCTGGCGCACGATGTCGGACCGGGGCGGCACGACCGCGAACCACTACGACCATCCCCATATTTCGGTCTATTAA
- a CDS encoding sugar ABC transporter ATP-binding protein: MAGVLKTFQGVTALDHVTLSVRPGEVHALIGGNGAGKSTLVKVLSGVHQPDAGELRLMGEPVRFASPADAKRAGIATVHQETNLVPTMSVARNLLLGREPRGRLGLIDSAAVHAQAERVLAAYGLEVDVRRPLGALGEGARQLVALARAASADARVVIMDEPTSALAQGELETLFGAVRRLREEGRSVVYVTHRLEELYGICDRVTVLREGRVVHTGPLAGLDRLRLVSLMLGRPFHPVEPAQHTGEPAESADLPVLEAKGLTRHHVLDGVSLAMRAGEVVGLGGLLGAGRSETARAIAGVLPVDAGQVTVAGARSRKWSIRNAIRAGVGLVPENRKTEGIVPTLSVRDNIALAALPRLSRAGIVSDARVDSIVATFMKRLGIKAVSPRQPAGELSGGNQQKVLLARWLAMHPKVLLLDEPTRGVDVATKVEMQGLLDELAVDGLAILLISSDVSELVENCDSVVVLRDGAITDQLVGPEVTEDRLLAALAKDADDANAAEAAEA; this comes from the coding sequence GTGGCAGGCGTTCTCAAGACGTTCCAGGGTGTCACCGCCCTCGACCACGTCACCCTGTCCGTACGCCCCGGCGAGGTGCATGCGCTGATCGGCGGCAACGGGGCGGGCAAGTCGACCCTGGTGAAGGTGCTCTCCGGGGTCCATCAGCCGGACGCGGGCGAGCTGCGCCTCATGGGTGAGCCGGTCAGGTTCGCCAGCCCGGCCGACGCCAAGCGGGCCGGGATCGCCACCGTCCACCAGGAGACGAACCTCGTACCGACCATGAGCGTCGCCCGTAACCTCCTCCTGGGCAGGGAGCCCAGGGGGCGGCTCGGGCTGATCGACTCCGCGGCCGTGCACGCCCAGGCCGAGCGGGTGCTGGCCGCGTACGGGCTGGAGGTGGACGTGCGCCGGCCGCTCGGCGCGCTGGGCGAGGGCGCGCGCCAGCTCGTCGCGCTGGCCAGGGCCGCCTCGGCGGACGCTCGGGTGGTCATCATGGACGAGCCCACGTCGGCGCTGGCGCAGGGCGAGCTGGAGACGCTGTTCGGGGCTGTGCGGCGGCTGCGCGAGGAGGGCCGGTCGGTCGTGTACGTCACGCACCGGCTGGAGGAGCTGTACGGGATCTGCGACCGGGTCACGGTGCTGCGCGAAGGGCGGGTCGTGCACACGGGACCGCTGGCGGGGCTCGACCGGTTACGACTGGTCTCGCTCATGCTGGGACGGCCGTTCCACCCCGTGGAGCCCGCCCAGCACACCGGCGAGCCGGCCGAGTCCGCCGACCTGCCGGTGCTCGAGGCCAAGGGCCTGACCCGTCACCACGTACTGGACGGGGTGTCGCTCGCGATGCGGGCGGGCGAGGTGGTCGGCCTGGGCGGGCTGCTCGGCGCGGGGCGCAGCGAGACGGCCCGGGCCATCGCGGGTGTGCTGCCGGTGGACGCGGGCCAGGTGACGGTGGCGGGGGCACGTTCCCGCAAGTGGTCGATCAGGAACGCCATCCGCGCCGGCGTCGGCCTGGTGCCGGAGAACCGGAAGACCGAGGGCATCGTGCCCACGCTGTCGGTGCGCGACAACATCGCGCTGGCGGCCCTGCCCCGGCTGTCGCGGGCGGGGATCGTGTCGGACGCGCGGGTGGACAGCATCGTGGCGACGTTCATGAAGCGGCTCGGGATCAAGGCCGTCTCCCCACGGCAGCCCGCCGGGGAGCTGTCGGGCGGGAACCAGCAGAAGGTGCTGCTGGCGCGCTGGCTGGCCATGCACCCCAAGGTGCTGCTGCTGGACGAGCCCACCCGGGGCGTGGACGTGGCGACGAAAGTGGAGATGCAAGGGCTGCTGGACGAGCTGGCGGTGGACGGGCTGGCGATCCTGCTGATCTCGTCGGACGTGAGCGAGCTGGTGGAGAACTGCGACAGCGTGGTCGTGCTGCGCGACGGGGCGATCACCGATCAGCTGGTCGGGCCGGAGGTCACGGAAGACCGGCTGCTGGCGGCCCTGGCCAAGGACGCCGACGATGCCAACGCCGCCGAAGCCGCCGAAGCCTAG
- a CDS encoding DUF5360 family protein, which produces MLRVTKALMLLTDLAFVGYFTITGLGLIPLEWAFADYTNPLMADWNWSFLWIDLLASATGLASLHLLRRGSPSGPGLMLVSLVLTMASGLMAIAFWTLRGDFSLVWWLPNLYLMLFPVPAIVCLTRSRPSFTAS; this is translated from the coding sequence GTGCTACGCGTCACTAAGGCGTTGATGCTGCTCACGGATCTGGCGTTCGTCGGCTACTTCACCATCACCGGGCTGGGGCTGATCCCGCTCGAATGGGCGTTCGCCGACTACACCAACCCGCTGATGGCCGATTGGAACTGGTCGTTTCTCTGGATCGACCTGCTGGCCAGTGCCACCGGCCTGGCCAGCCTGCACCTCCTGCGCCGAGGCTCGCCGTCCGGGCCGGGACTGATGCTGGTCTCGCTCGTGCTGACCATGGCCTCCGGTTTGATGGCGATCGCGTTCTGGACACTGCGCGGTGACTTCTCGCTGGTCTGGTGGCTGCCGAACCTCTACCTCATGCTCTTCCCGGTCCCGGCGATCGTCTGTCTCACGCGGTCGCGACCCAGCTTCACCGCTTCCTAG
- a CDS encoding TetR/AcrR family transcriptional regulator encodes MPRHSSKERLLDAAAEVLLSEGAEALTLEAVARRAGVSKGGLFYHFPTKQALVAAMVDRLTNAFDQALAETGAEPGDFLRAYLNATIPEHHTAPNAPADRVTAALLAGVLVDPAGLAPLRERFAAWQARLTDDGIDPAAATAVRLAIDGWWAARLLGLGEPDAALHERTRRYLMEEIDRATRH; translated from the coding sequence ATGCCGCGACACAGCTCGAAAGAACGACTGCTCGACGCCGCCGCCGAGGTGTTGCTGTCCGAGGGGGCCGAGGCCCTGACTCTGGAAGCAGTGGCTCGGCGGGCAGGGGTGTCCAAGGGGGGCTTGTTCTACCACTTCCCCACCAAGCAGGCGCTGGTCGCCGCCATGGTCGACCGCCTGACCAACGCTTTCGACCAAGCGCTGGCCGAGACCGGTGCCGAGCCGGGTGACTTTCTGCGTGCTTACCTGAACGCGACGATCCCCGAACACCACACCGCGCCCAACGCCCCGGCCGACCGGGTGACCGCCGCGTTGCTGGCCGGGGTGCTCGTGGATCCGGCAGGGCTTGCCCCGCTGCGAGAGCGGTTCGCCGCCTGGCAGGCCCGGTTGACCGACGACGGCATCGACCCGGCCGCGGCGACGGCGGTACGGCTGGCCATCGACGGCTGGTGGGCGGCCAGGCTGCTCGGGCTCGGCGAACCAGACGCGGCACTGCACGAACGGACCAGGCGTTACCTGATGGAGGAGATCGACCGTGCTACGCGTCACTAA
- a CDS encoding DeoR/GlpR family DNA-binding transcription regulator, with protein sequence MSDTQSDGRRPVFAAERRQRILELVRANGAVSLRELAQAVHSSEVTVRRDLRALESEGLLNRHHGGATLPGELSREAGYTHKVSLESAEKAAIADLAAALVEDGDAIVIGPGTTTQEFARRLTRHSELAVVTNSLLVAQVLAGSPRVEVMLTGGTLRGTILALVGSAAEHSLAGLRVRRAFISGNGLTAERGLSTPNMQVAGVDRALATAAEEVVVLADHTKIGVDTMVQTVPPDRIDHLVTDDTAPRDVLDDLSARGVRLHVAQF encoded by the coding sequence GTGAGCGACACGCAGAGCGACGGACGCAGACCCGTGTTCGCCGCTGAGCGCCGGCAGCGCATCCTGGAGCTGGTGCGCGCCAACGGCGCGGTGTCGCTGCGCGAGCTCGCCCAGGCCGTGCACTCCTCCGAGGTCACCGTCCGCCGCGACCTGCGCGCGCTGGAGTCGGAGGGCCTGCTCAACCGCCACCATGGCGGCGCCACCCTGCCGGGCGAGCTGTCGCGCGAGGCCGGATACACCCACAAGGTGTCACTCGAGTCCGCCGAGAAGGCCGCCATCGCCGACCTGGCCGCCGCCCTCGTCGAGGACGGCGACGCGATCGTGATCGGGCCCGGCACGACCACGCAGGAGTTCGCCCGCCGCCTGACCAGGCACTCCGAGCTGGCCGTGGTGACCAACTCCCTGCTGGTCGCCCAAGTGCTGGCCGGGTCGCCGCGGGTGGAGGTGATGCTCACCGGCGGCACGCTGCGCGGCACGATCCTGGCCCTGGTGGGCAGCGCCGCCGAGCACTCGCTGGCGGGGCTGCGGGTGCGCCGGGCGTTCATCTCGGGCAACGGCCTGACGGCCGAGCGCGGCCTGTCAACGCCCAACATGCAGGTGGCGGGCGTCGACCGAGCGCTGGCGACGGCTGCGGAGGAGGTCGTGGTGCTGGCCGACCACACCAAGATCGGCGTGGACACGATGGTCCAGACGGTGCCGCCGGACCGGATCGACCACCTGGTCACGGACGACACGGCGCCCCGGGACGTACTCGACGACCTGAGCGCCCGCGGCGTCCGCCTCCACGTCGCCCAATTCTGA
- a CDS encoding PA14 domain-containing protein codes for MRKRLAFPLAVLMSLLWQPSLPATAAAPDQAAAAPNGLRGDYYLASGAGKFDFAELKASVVDPNLELTDLNPTFRLLTGREDDVSVRWTGQIQPKYSETYTFSIIGDNGFRLWVDGKPIIDHWVDDWDREQTGTPIALEAGKKYDVKVEYFEHFGGANLRLRWQSPSQPKQIVPAEAFTLPEGFAPPGPSDARVNAAGDVAALTFAKPLGALPADVLSKLDVTVAGTKWPTSSATLKNPQTVELKLKYPIPSKAGSSVRAAYDGAGGLTYADGSAVEAFPYAYVTNGSAYILRTKWSDDVNPAAPLPEYPRPQLVRDRWRSLNGKWQFAPAKADEAAPVGRDLPERIVVPYPVESQLSGIGRHEERMWYRRTFDVPRSWRGERLLLHLDAVDWQSTVYVNGKQVTTHKGGYGRITADVTDALRHSGPQELIVGVYDPTDAGTQAIGKQRLDPSGIWYTANSGIWQTVWIEPVAKQRIDRVDTVPDLRGQALYVTVQGTGGKATVIARDGRRVVGKVTGQVGSELRLPVPNPKLWTPDNPHLYDLEVKLKDDKVESYFGMRSIAVSGNRILLNGQPVFQLGPLDQGFWPDGIYTPPTDEALRYDLEQTKALGFNAVRKHVKVESDRWYYHADKLGLLVWQDMPAAFRTNDRPQYEAELRELVDQHRSSPSIIMWVPFNEGWGQYDQARIADLVKSWDPSRLVNNMSGINCCGAVDGGNGDVKDFHIYPGPGNPGKPSGTRANVLGEYGGLGLPLIGHTWSGGGWGYAVEPDPEALTTRYVGMVKELERLHACEQLSAAIYTQTTDVETELNGLMTYDRAVTKPDAKRVHDANTALTSAINPTCT; via the coding sequence GTGCGCAAGCGCCTCGCGTTCCCGCTGGCCGTACTGATGTCACTGTTATGGCAGCCGTCGCTCCCCGCCACCGCCGCGGCTCCCGACCAGGCCGCCGCCGCCCCGAACGGGCTGCGCGGTGACTACTACCTCGCCTCCGGGGCGGGGAAGTTCGACTTCGCCGAGCTGAAGGCCAGCGTCGTCGACCCCAACCTGGAGCTGACAGACCTGAATCCGACGTTCAGGCTGCTGACCGGCAGGGAGGATGACGTCTCCGTACGGTGGACGGGGCAGATCCAGCCCAAGTACTCCGAGACGTACACCTTCTCCATCATCGGCGACAACGGCTTCCGGCTCTGGGTGGACGGCAAGCCGATCATCGACCACTGGGTGGACGACTGGGACCGGGAGCAGACCGGCACCCCGATCGCCCTGGAGGCGGGCAAGAAGTACGACGTCAAGGTCGAGTACTTCGAGCACTTCGGCGGCGCGAACCTGCGGCTGCGCTGGCAGAGCCCGAGCCAGCCGAAGCAGATCGTGCCGGCGGAGGCGTTCACGCTGCCCGAGGGGTTCGCGCCGCCCGGGCCGTCCGACGCCAGGGTGAACGCGGCCGGTGACGTCGCGGCGCTGACGTTCGCCAAGCCTCTGGGAGCGCTGCCGGCGGACGTCCTCAGCAAGCTGGACGTCACGGTCGCAGGCACCAAGTGGCCCACAAGCTCAGCAACCCTGAAAAATCCGCAAACGGTGGAGCTGAAGCTCAAATATCCGATCCCGTCCAAGGCCGGCAGCAGCGTCCGCGCCGCCTACGACGGCGCCGGCGGCCTCACCTACGCCGACGGCAGCGCGGTCGAAGCCTTCCCGTACGCCTACGTCACCAACGGCTCCGCCTACATCCTGCGGACGAAGTGGTCCGACGACGTCAACCCGGCCGCCCCGCTGCCCGAGTACCCCCGGCCCCAGCTCGTCCGGGACCGCTGGCGCAGCCTCAACGGCAAGTGGCAGTTCGCCCCCGCCAAGGCGGACGAGGCCGCGCCCGTCGGCCGCGACCTGCCCGAGCGCATCGTCGTGCCGTACCCGGTGGAGTCGCAGCTGTCCGGCATCGGCCGCCACGAGGAGCGCATGTGGTACCGCAGGACGTTCGACGTGCCCCGCTCGTGGCGCGGCGAGCGGCTGCTGCTGCACCTCGACGCGGTGGACTGGCAGTCCACGGTGTACGTGAACGGCAAGCAGGTCACCACCCACAAGGGCGGCTACGGCCGGATCACCGCGGACGTGACCGACGCGCTCAGGCACAGCGGCCCGCAGGAGCTGATCGTCGGCGTGTACGACCCGACCGACGCCGGCACCCAGGCCATCGGCAAGCAGCGGCTCGACCCGAGCGGCATCTGGTACACCGCGAACTCCGGCATCTGGCAGACCGTCTGGATCGAGCCGGTCGCCAAGCAGCGCATCGACCGCGTCGACACCGTGCCCGACCTGCGCGGCCAGGCGCTCTACGTGACCGTCCAGGGAACCGGCGGCAAGGCGACGGTCATCGCCAGGGACGGCCGCCGCGTCGTGGGCAAGGTGACCGGCCAGGTGGGCAGCGAGCTCAGACTCCCGGTGCCCAACCCCAAGCTCTGGACCCCCGACAACCCGCACCTGTACGACCTGGAGGTCAAACTCAAGGACGACAAGGTCGAGTCCTACTTCGGGATGCGCTCCATCGCGGTCTCCGGCAACCGCATCCTGCTGAACGGACAGCCCGTCTTCCAGCTCGGCCCGCTCGACCAGGGCTTCTGGCCGGACGGCATCTACACCCCGCCGACCGACGAGGCGCTGCGGTACGACCTGGAGCAGACCAAGGCACTCGGCTTCAACGCCGTCCGCAAGCACGTCAAGGTCGAGTCCGACCGCTGGTACTACCACGCCGACAAGCTCGGCCTGCTGGTCTGGCAGGACATGCCGGCGGCGTTCCGTACAAATGACAGACCCCAGTACGAGGCCGAACTGCGCGAGCTCGTCGACCAGCACCGCAGCAGCCCGTCGATCATCATGTGGGTGCCGTTCAACGAGGGCTGGGGCCAGTACGACCAGGCGCGCATCGCCGATCTGGTCAAGAGCTGGGACCCCTCGCGCCTGGTGAACAACATGAGCGGGATCAACTGCTGCGGCGCGGTCGACGGCGGCAACGGCGACGTCAAGGACTTCCACATCTACCCGGGCCCCGGCAACCCCGGCAAGCCGTCGGGGACGCGGGCGAACGTCCTCGGCGAGTACGGCGGGCTCGGCCTGCCGCTGATCGGCCACACCTGGTCGGGCGGCGGCTGGGGCTACGCGGTCGAACCCGACCCGGAGGCCCTCACCACGCGGTACGTCGGGATGGTGAAGGAGCTGGAGCGACTGCACGCCTGCGAGCAGCTCAGCGCCGCGATCTACACCCAGACCACCGACGTGGAGACCGAGCTGAACGGTCTGATGACGTACGACCGGGCGGTCACGAAGCCGGACGCGAAGCGCGTACACGATGCGAACACGGCCCTGACGAGCGCCATCAACCCGACCTGCACCTGA
- a CDS encoding ABC transporter substrate-binding protein, which produces MTPHIRTAALTLAVLLTATACAKAEAPQSAPAAASTAGQQVVQSPSGSAGPTCTLDQFGGTKFDLKTATVGFSQSEKEANPFRIAETKSIKDEAAKLGITNLKVTNAQSQFSKQITDVQQLIAQGVRLLVIAPLNSDGWEPVLQQAAAKKIPIITVDRKINAKACSDYLTFIGSDFYEQGKRAADRMIEALNGKGKVAILLGAPGNNVTTERTNGFKDRVKEKAPGITISFEQTGEFAREKGQQVTEQLIQSNPDINGIYAENDEMALGAVTALKGAGKEPGNIKIVSVDGTRSAVQGIADGWLHAVIESNPRFGPLAFETAQKFLDGQPIPDKVVISDRDYDTGNAKDSLGEAY; this is translated from the coding sequence ATGACCCCCCATATCCGGACAGCCGCATTAACCCTGGCCGTCCTCCTCACCGCGACCGCGTGCGCCAAGGCGGAGGCGCCGCAGAGCGCGCCCGCCGCCGCGAGTACGGCGGGGCAGCAGGTCGTGCAGTCGCCCTCCGGCTCGGCCGGGCCGACGTGCACGCTGGATCAGTTCGGCGGGACGAAGTTCGACCTGAAGACGGCCACGGTCGGGTTCTCCCAGTCGGAGAAGGAGGCCAACCCCTTCCGCATCGCCGAGACCAAGTCGATCAAGGACGAGGCCGCCAAACTCGGCATCACGAACCTCAAGGTCACCAACGCCCAGTCGCAGTTCTCCAAGCAGATCACCGACGTGCAGCAGCTCATCGCCCAGGGCGTGCGGCTCCTGGTCATCGCGCCCCTGAACTCCGACGGCTGGGAGCCGGTCCTCCAGCAGGCCGCGGCCAAGAAGATCCCGATCATCACGGTGGACCGGAAGATCAACGCCAAGGCGTGCAGCGACTACCTGACGTTTATCGGCTCGGACTTCTACGAGCAGGGCAAGCGCGCCGCCGACCGCATGATCGAGGCGCTGAACGGCAAGGGCAAGGTCGCCATCCTCCTCGGCGCCCCCGGCAACAACGTCACCACCGAGCGTACGAACGGTTTCAAGGACCGCGTCAAGGAGAAGGCGCCCGGGATCACGATCTCGTTCGAGCAGACCGGCGAGTTCGCCCGTGAGAAGGGGCAGCAGGTCACCGAGCAGCTCATCCAGTCCAACCCCGACATCAACGGCATCTACGCCGAGAACGACGAGATGGCCCTGGGCGCCGTCACCGCGCTGAAGGGCGCGGGCAAGGAGCCCGGCAACATCAAGATCGTGTCGGTGGACGGCACCCGCAGCGCCGTCCAGGGCATCGCCGACGGCTGGCTGCACGCGGTCATCGAGTCGAACCCCCGCTTCGGGCCGCTCGCCTTCGAGACCGCCCAGAAGTTCCTCGACGGGCAGCCCATCCCGGACAAGGTGGTCATCTCCGACCGGGACTACGACACGGGCAACGCCAAGGACTCCCTCGGTGAGGCGTACTGA
- a CDS encoding sugar ABC transporter ATP-binding protein — MEPVLEARGVSKRFPGVLALDGVSLALRPGEVHALVGENGAGKSTLIKVFTGVYRPDGGELRYQGAPAVFGTPMEAQRAGISTIYQEVNLVPMMSVARNLLLGREPRGRFGVIDATAMHGEAQRVLAGYGVATDVRRPLRTLGVGAQQMVALARAVSVDARVVIMDEPTSSLEPREVETLFGVIRRLRDAGIAVMYVSHRLDELYRVCDQVTVLRDGRVAHSGALAEVERLRLISLMLGRDLNEVRTGGLTRFSRTRHRTTGLAPSPPGPAASVGLAALEESAAVEGAAASVGSDALEGSVAADEGPAVLGRSAPPLGLTAPEGPAVSAGSAEPSADPAASPRRAAPSKITAPERPVVSGGPAASSEGSAKPANPAMPPGHAVPAGLEGVPGAGASVTGGASAGPPLGSDGPGVVEMSAGVGAPVVEARGLTRRHVLDGVNVAIAPGEVVGLGGLLGAGRTETAKAIVGALPLDGGQVLVAGRPLRKGTKAAIRAGVSLLPEDRKAEGIIPTLSVRENIALAALPTLGTAGVVSDAKIDRVVEIFMRRLRIKAASPHQLVSELSGGNQQKVLLARWLAVRPKVLLLDEPTRGIDVGAKAEVQALIDELAEEGLGVLLISSDLEELVEGADRILVLREGAVVGELSGDEVTEERIMATIAEHTAANEVAAGQAGEERGDG, encoded by the coding sequence TTGGAACCGGTTCTCGAGGCCCGGGGGGTCAGCAAGCGCTTCCCCGGCGTACTCGCTCTCGACGGCGTGTCCCTCGCCCTCCGCCCGGGCGAGGTGCACGCCCTCGTCGGCGAGAACGGCGCGGGCAAGTCCACGCTGATCAAGGTCTTCACCGGCGTGTACCGTCCGGACGGCGGTGAGCTGCGCTACCAGGGCGCTCCCGCCGTCTTCGGCACCCCCATGGAAGCGCAGCGCGCCGGGATCTCCACCATCTACCAGGAGGTCAACCTCGTCCCGATGATGAGCGTGGCCCGCAACCTGCTCCTCGGCCGCGAGCCGCGCGGCCGCTTCGGGGTGATCGACGCGACCGCGATGCACGGGGAGGCGCAACGCGTTCTCGCCGGGTACGGGGTCGCGACCGACGTCCGCCGGCCGCTGCGCACCCTCGGCGTCGGGGCCCAGCAGATGGTCGCCCTGGCCAGGGCGGTTTCGGTGGACGCGCGGGTGGTCATCATGGACGAGCCCACGTCCTCGCTGGAGCCGCGGGAGGTGGAGACGCTGTTCGGGGTGATCCGGCGGTTGCGGGACGCGGGGATCGCCGTCATGTACGTCAGCCACCGGCTGGACGAGCTGTACCGGGTGTGCGACCAGGTGACGGTGCTGCGGGACGGCCGGGTCGCCCACTCGGGGGCGCTCGCGGAGGTGGAGCGGCTGCGGCTCATCTCGCTCATGCTGGGACGTGACCTGAACGAGGTCCGTACGGGCGGCCTCACCCGCTTCTCCCGCACCCGCCACCGCACCACCGGCCTCGCACCGTCCCCGCCGGGGCCGGCGGCGTCGGTGGGGCTCGCTGCGCTGGAGGAGTCGGCGGCCGTGGAGGGGGCTGCGGCTTCGGTGGGGTCCGATGCGCTGGAGGGATCGGTGGCTGCCGACGAGGGGCCTGCGGTGTTGGGTCGGTCTGCGCCGCCGCTGGGGCTTACGGCGCCGGAAGGGCCCGCGGTCTCGGCCGGCTCTGCGGAGCCGTCGGCGGACCCGGCGGCGTCGCCGAGGCGTGCTGCGCCGTCGAAGATCACGGCGCCGGAGCGGCCTGTCGTATCGGGAGGACCTGCGGCGTCGTCGGAGGGATCTGCGAAGCCGGCTAATCCTGCGATGCCGCCAGGGCACGCGGTGCCGGCGGGGCTTGAGGGCGTGCCCGGTGCCGGTGCTTCGGTGACCGGCGGCGCCTCGGCCGGCCCGCCGCTCGGGTCCGACGGGCCGGGCGTGGTCGAGATGAGCGCTGGGGTGGGAGCCCCGGTGGTCGAGGCGCGAGGGCTCACCCGCCGTCACGTTCTCGACGGCGTGAACGTGGCCATCGCGCCCGGTGAGGTCGTCGGGCTGGGCGGACTGCTGGGCGCGGGGCGGACCGAGACCGCGAAGGCCATCGTCGGCGCGCTCCCGCTCGACGGCGGCCAGGTGCTGGTGGCGGGCCGGCCGCTCAGGAAGGGGACCAAGGCGGCGATCAGGGCGGGGGTGAGCCTGCTGCCCGAGGACCGCAAGGCCGAGGGCATCATCCCGACCCTCTCGGTACGGGAGAACATCGCGCTGGCCGCCCTCCCCACTCTGGGTACGGCAGGCGTGGTGTCCGATGCGAAGATCGACCGGGTGGTCGAGATCTTCATGCGGAGGCTGAGGATCAAGGCCGCGTCGCCGCATCAGCTGGTGTCGGAGCTGTCCGGTGGCAACCAGCAGAAGGTGCTGCTCGCCCGCTGGCTGGCCGTGCGTCCCAAGGTGCTGCTGCTCGACGAGCCCACCCGGGGCATCGACGTCGGGGCGAAGGCCGAGGTGCAGGCGCTGATCGACGAGCTGGCCGAGGAGGGGCTGGGCGTGCTGCTGATCTCCTCCGATCTGGAGGAGCTGGTCGAGGGCGCCGACAGGATCCTGGTGCTGCGCGAGGGCGCGGTCGTCGGGGAGCTGTCGGGCGACGAGGTCACCGAGGAGAGGATCATGGCGACGATCGCGGAGCACACGGCCGCGAATGAGGTGGCCGCGGGGCAGGCGGGCGAGGAGCGGGGCGATGGCTGA